In the Candidatus Bathyarchaeota archaeon genome, ATCCATTCTAGTTCCAAGGTAAACTTAATCAAACTCTTCAAACTCTATAAGTGGTTTGTGGGTAAAGTAGCTAAGGGCAAGCTATGTGATGTCGCAGGATGTGGTAAAGCCGCTGTCAGGTCTTTGTCCAGAGAAGTCGTCGCAAGGTCTGGGCTTAAAGTAGGCGGTCAAGGCAGAGTATACCTGTGTAAGGAGCATTACAAGCTCGTTAAGAAGAGGCTTAAGAAGGATAGTCTTCTTAAGAAGTGGAGATACATGGCCGTGGGGACTTAGGTTGTGGATAAATTTATTAGAGTGATGGTAAGCTAGCTTAATTTAGGATTCTCCCTTCTAAAGAGGGAGACCGACAGATGCTCCCTTCAGGAGGTGTTTAGTTGAGTGAAAGAGTTCCTCTTCAGAGGATAGACCGCTATATGTGGCGTATCCCCCAGAACTACAAGACGGGTATGAGAGTCCCGGGGCTGGTACTCGCCAGCGAGCAACTTTTAACCAAGATGCGGTCTGACAGAACCCTTATACAATGCGCTAACGTAGCTACGTTACCGGGTATATACAAGTACAGTATAACCCTTCCAGATGGACACGAGGGTTACGGGTTCCCGATAGGCGGAGTCGCAGCCTTCGACGCGGAGAACGGTGTGGTAAGCCCAGGTGGAGTAGGCTACGACATCAACTGCGGTGTCAGGCTCGTCAGGACAAACCTCAGCGAGAAGGATGTCAGACCGGTTCTCAAGCAACTTATAGTGACCCTCTTCAGAAACGTTCCCTGCGGACTAGGTAGCCGTAGAAAAGACTTCAGAGTTACAGGTAGGGATATAGATGACCTCATGGTCGAGGGCGCCGGCTGGGTCGTGAGACACGGGCTTGGGTGGGATGAGGACCTAGACTATTGCGAGGAGAGAGGAGGTATAGAAGGGGCCGACCCGAGTAAGGTTAGCCACACGGCTAGGAGCCGTGGAGCCGCTCAGATAGGCACGTTAGGTTCTGGGAACCACTTCCTAGAGATAGACGTGGTGGACCGTATAGAAGACCCTAGAGCCGCTAAAGCCTTTGGTATAGAGCATGAGGGGCAGGTCGTGGTCCTCATCCACACGGGGTCTAGGGGGTTTGGTCACCAGATATGCTCAGACTACTTACGTGTTATGGAGCGTGCCATGCATAAGTACGGGATCCATCCGCCCGATAGAGAGCTCGCATGTGCA is a window encoding:
- a CDS encoding RtcB family protein; protein product: MWRIPQNYKTGMRVPGLVLASEQLLTKMRSDRTLIQCANVATLPGIYKYSITLPDGHEGYGFPIGGVAAFDAENGVVSPGGVGYDINCGVRLVRTNLSEKDVRPVLKQLIVTLFRNVPCGLGSRRKDFRVTGRDIDDLMVEGAGWVVRHGLGWDEDLDYCEERGGIEGADPSKVSHTARSRGAAQIGTLGSGNHFLEIDVVDRIEDPRAAKAFGIEHEGQVVVLIHTGSRGFGHQICSDYLRVMERAMHKYGIHPPDRELACAPATSREAQDYIAAMKCGINYAFANRQAIMHWVRESFSRVFKTDPEDLGMHLVYDVAHNIAKLEEHVIDDKGTKRKVYVHRKGATRAFPAGRPELPTKYRDIGQPVLLPGSMADSSWVLLGTQKAMELTFGSTAHGAGRLLSRARAKRQWRGSEIKRDMERRGILVEAASLRVLSEEASGAYKPCDAVAEVSHNVGIATKVARLVPIAVAKG